Genomic DNA from Panthera leo isolate Ple1 chromosome A1, P.leo_Ple1_pat1.1, whole genome shotgun sequence:
gggcagaggaagagagagacaggggaggtggggggacggGTAGCAGGGCTcacttgatgcagggcttgtgtttacctgaagcagggctcttgctcacctgatgcagggcttgtgctcaccgcaagcagggctcaagctcacctgaagGGGGGGCTCAAGCTCACTCATCGTGAGACCAGAACTCAcaaaaacatgagatcatggcctgagccgatgtcagatgcttaacaactgagccacccgggcacccctggaaTATTTTTGAATGCAGCAATTCCATTTCTCGATTTCTCTAAACTCACGAAGACATGCAGCACTTTTTGGGTTCTATTTTGTACGGACAGCTTTGTTTTATGGTAGTATCTCTCCTAGGAGCAATAAGGTTCCAAGGTGCTATGAAAGTCCATGGAGAAGTTTTCACACCATGCACTTAggtggtaaaaaaacaaaaaacaaaaaacaaaaaacaaacaaacaaaaaaccatgttGCAGTTGAGTTTGGGTTATAGGTAGTAGAGATGAGGTTGGGAGGTCATAGAATACAGTTAGAATGAGTTGAATAAAAACCTAGAAAAGTAGGGAATTTTGGAAAGGACTGGCATAAAGGTCTTTCTGGGATGAGGAGTAGGTGTAACTCAAGATAGATTTTGATTCGTGAGTCATTGGGTATGGGGGTTAAGAAGTTTCTATTGtgacaaaaagaaacagaagctggAGATAGGCCACAATAGTGCAGTGACAGAATAAAGACCTGGTTGCTAGGGTCAGGGAATGAACACTAGAAGCCTGGAGAAGGGGAGATGGACCCTAGCTCCTGGTCCCCTTactcaccctccctctcccctagGTCATCTGAGATGTCACCTTCCGCTTAAACATCATCTCCCTGGTTTGAGACCTTAGCTCTGGTCTCTGGACTTCTGGTTGGTTTTGTATTCCCTACCCATTTGCACAGAGGaccacccccttcccttcctggaaTTTCTAAGGTTTTCTGTTTGCCACATGCTGTAATCACCAGCCCTACTAACTCAGCTGAGATGGAAGTGTCCGCCCTCTCCAAAACTCTTAAACCTACTCCTGATCTCAATCAAGAGTCCTTGGATCCTTGGATTATCATTGCCTTATTCGAAATTGGATCCCTTCCCCCTGTCTCCTGGGGTTCTCTCCCTTCCCTAAATAGTAGTGTTCATCAAGTAACTGAACAACAGACTGCACAAAAGTTTGAAAatctcttaaaagaaattaaagacatcatTAAAAGTGTCACAAGTTGTGGAGAGAAGATCACAGAAACAAAAGATTCTTTTGAGGAAACCAGTATTTCTGAGGATGTGtcagaacttaaagaaaaaatcagagaACTTGACAAGATAAATAAAGTGTTATTGAAAAACTTGCTTGGTAGTTCAGACCTAGAGAAAGAACAGAATGTAAAGAAACAGGAGATGATATTGGAAAACCAGAATTCCAAGGACATGGTACAAACTTTTGGAAAGGATTTGGTAAGTCATTCAGAAGAAAACAGACCCCTTAATGAAACTCAATTAAGCAAGGAAAAAGCAAATTACAGACACCATCATGttcaagaagaaaacatcaaACTTAGGAGCAACATGGAGCAGTTACTACAGGAAGCTGAACACTGGAATGTGCAACATACTGAGCTTAGTGAACTAATAAGATCATATCAGAAATCTCAGAAAGACATACAAGAAACTCTTGAAAATAATGGAGTGCATTTCCAAATTCAACCAAATAATGAGGTGTCAGCTAAGCATGAACTGGAGGaacaagtgaagaaactgaaacatGACACATATTCATTGCATTTGATTGCAGCTTTGCTGGAAAATGAATGTCAAATCTTACAGCAGAGAATAGAGCTTCTCAAGGAACTCCATCATCAGAAAGAGGGAACTTGGCGAGAAAGTCCAATTCAGATAAATTGTGaacaagacaagaaaaaacagaaactatCAGAAACAGAGTATAAGGAAAAAATGCAAGGAAGAGATGGTACATCTCAGAAAAAACACAAAGTCTACAAAAGCCTGGATGCTTGTAGTAAGAAAGCGCTTAATAACCGCTTCAATACCCATATTGCAAGAAGAGATCTTGTGGGAAAAAAGAGGCCATCCAGCAGCCtaacttagaaaatacaaaattagaagaaaagacaGTTCTTCAAAAACTGTAATACATCAACTCCAGGCATAACCAATCAGCACACCTAGGATAGATCTGTTGGTTCAACCAAGAGCAAGCTGTAGAACAAGAGGATTAACACGTTATTCATTACCTTAGTACTTACATAAGTTTGGTCTTTCGTGACCTTTATTGTCAACAACAAGTTCATAACCTGTCATACAATTTGCTTGTTTTGTTGTAGTTATTAGAGATTCTATGACCCGTTAACCAAGAAGGAGAAGTTATCAATCTaatctaaataaaaacaagaatgagcaatgaaaagtttttattttctttaatcatttactGGGTAAGGGGAGTTTTCTTGGGAGGAAGTATATAACACTTTAATTGcgaacctttatttattttttttttttttaaagaatgtagagaaatttATTGCCATTTCAAAGTATAACTCTGATGAGTCAGACAAAAAACCCCATTAAGTTgacattaaaatatgttatttgacCAGATTTGTCTTCAGGAGATTTCTCTTTTGATAGACAGTTCTGCACCTACTATGGTGTAATCTGGTGGAAACATATTgtggatatttttaaagacctaTAAAAAGGGTGTTTTATGATGGTGCATCATAAACAATTATTAATTAATTGatggatttcatttttcattttgtacaatGTTCCAAAAAGATTCCACTTTCTCTGCCACATTTTATATCAAATTGGATATTCCTACTGTGTTGCATTTGTCAAAATGAGCTCAGTGGaatctgttttctttatatatgtcaAGTTGCACCCATTCAAACTATGGCATTCCCCACACAAAACCAACATAATATGTTTTGCTGAAACACTTGCTAATATGCTggtaaaatacttttaatttttctaacatgtagcatttggttttaaaatattagtcCCTTCACCCATAGTATTTCCATGAGCCTCCTTTGTAGCCCCAACAAAATCACCAAAAAAGGAATGGACactccctccacccatccccctGGCTATTATTCCTTGAGAGTAGGGGCCAGAaaactttctgtaaaggacctgataggaaatattttaagctcTGCAGGCCATACAAGCCCTGTTGCATCTATTCGATTGTACTGCTGtggtgtaaaaaaacaaaacaaaaaaccagaaactaaCCGGAGACAACAGTAAATGAGTGGTGTGGCCGCATATGACCCACCTTGCATTAAGAGTACCAAAAGTTAAGTCTGCTCATATTAAATACACAGCAAGATATAACTTAGGGCTTAAAATAAaggtggaatctttttctttcagagtcCTTTAGGAAAAGCATCATACAGTGCCTGCAAAGTTATCATCTCCTTTAAATATAGCTAcacagtttccttcttttcttaccCTGAGATACTTATTAAGAAAGGGTAATCTGTGGTCCAGTACATAAAACATCTTTGGGGATATAGATTACTTAAATAGAAAGTGATATTACTTCTACCATTGTAAGAACTCCAGCTCCCAGAGAAGCAAGTGCCTGTGGTGTGCCTCCGACACACTGAATGTTAAAGGACGATAAGTTCTCCCTGGCAGTGGTTGCAGCAATTGAAAGTTATGTTTTCATATCTAGTATAGGGATGAAATCgtccaatatttttctttgtagcaaGCAAGGTGGTTGGTGAAGACTCAGAAAATGGGTTATCAGGTGAGCCTTCTGTACAGGTAACTGGATCTAAAATGCGTAGAACCGTTTCAGCCATTTTTTCTGCTGGGGTGCTGCAGAATTCAACTGGCGATGGAACCTTTTTTTGGCCGTTAGCACCGACATTTCCCAGAAGATGAGCATTGACCGCTTTTGCCAACTTGTGATTTGTTAACGCTAGTTCTGCCGTGGTGTGAGGTTGCGTACTTGGGTAGTAGGTTTGCTCTCTTCCCCACTGCAAAGAGACTAAGAACTCCTCCAAGAGTTTCTGGGTAGCTATCATTTCCTGACGAAACTGTTCCCGTTCACTCAGGAGATCTTGAATGGCACTCTGTGCATCACGGTTTTGACGCTGTAAGCCTGCCCTGGAGTTGGTTAATTCATCTGCCATAACCCTGCTCGCAAGGAATTTACTTCGCCATACATCACACTGTATTGACATACGTTCTAATTGTTCAGAAAGTTGAGCTGTGTTTTGACCTAGGGCTTCGTTTTCTAAAATAAGCTGATTTTTCTCACGGGCTAGACGTTCAAAGTGATACTGAAGATCATCCCCGACAGAAGCCACTAGCAGCTTTTTTAACTCACGATTGACCTCTGTCTGTACTCTGAGCTGGCTTGAAAGACCTTCTTTGTCCTGTAATAACCTTCTTTCAGAGTTCTTGAGCTTCGCCAGTACATTCTTTACCTCTGACAGTTCCTTTCTGGGTTCTCCAACGCCCTCCGACTGACCAAGGAATTCTCCTCTGTGATGTCCCAGAGACTTAACCTTTGCATTTTTGTTGGGGATATCATGGGTTATAGCAGCTTTGGGAACTAATATTCTTACGGCTTCGACTTCCACTGCCTTTTCGGCGAGGATCTTCCCTAGCTGAAGAACTCCTGGGCTGTCTCCTGGAACGGCTTTCTTCCGTGGGTTCTGAAGGATGTGATGCTTCACGGGCTGGATTCCAGAGGTAATTTCAACAGCTCTAGGTGGCTCCTCGGTTTCCATTCCATCTCCTGCTCCTCGGACTGGGGCTGCAGTGAGGGTGACTTTGGCTTCTAAACTTTCAAGAGTAGTCATTTTTTAACCAATGAAAAGGCACCTCAAACCTTCTATGGAAAAACCGCCAAGGGTCCTTCCTAATTGCGAACCTTTAAAGCTCACTTTTTAAAGgcatgtttccttttcttattatcTATTGAAGTGTGGGAAGTAGTGAagtaaagaagcaaaaaaaaaaaaaaaaaaaaaaaaaaaatgctgataaaCCACCGCAGAACAGTTTTTCTCTTCTCGTAAATCTCCACATTCCCTAGcactattttttctaatattcctCCCTTGATCCTCCACCGGTGAACAGTGGGCATACCAAGCAGCAGAGGCCTTAGGTGAAGGATACTTCAGTTGGTTTAGAAGAATAGATACATATCTGGATTTTGTTCTGTGCTGGCAAAATGCTTTCCACTCCTCCAGGTGGGGGCAGTAGAGTTACCCAGGGGAAAAAGCTGTATCTTTTATTAAGGGAGCTGGACTTCTGATTCCCGGAAAAATAGAGCACatgcatttcttcctcttctattaagTGTGCTAAAAACCCTGGACGTTATGTATAAAATGAACATATGAAGATTctgaaatggaaagaatgagATGGACTATCCGGAGACCCTGAGACTTAAGGAACAGCATGATATTGaatttcctgggttttctttctaTCTCGTATATCCTGGAAAGAATGTTGGAGGAGCCACAACCCAGAAATGCCAATGtacttacacacaaaaaaatgttccCTTTGCCTGCTCTCCCTTGGCAAAGGATGAGGAGAGAGACAGTCTTGgacaggaaaaggagaggaaggggactCTAGCCAAATTGCATGGAAAATGCCATgtctccaccctcaccccaccagTAAATACTGGGTGGCAAGCCTAGACTTTCACCTTTGCCTGGTGGTAATGAGGCactcctccccttttcttctgGGATGGTACAGAAGAAGCAGAGTGGGGACTCTGAAGTCCTATCTCCACTTCATGGTAACAACGTggtcctccccaaccccctcctccAGTGGATTAGAATGTCATGGAGGCCTTATGCTGCTTTTTTACGCAATTTCCCTGCTGGCACAGCATCAGAAGAGGCCTGCTAAAACAGAAGGTTTAATAAGATCCAGGGTGTCATAATAAAATGCTAGAATGTCCTGAATACG
This window encodes:
- the SPZ1 gene encoding spermatogenic leucine zipper protein 1 yields the protein MEVSALSKTLKPTPDLNQESLDPWIIIALFEIGSLPPVSWGSLPSLNSSVHQVTEQQTAQKFENLLKEIKDIIKSVTSCGEKITETKDSFEETSISEDVSELKEKIRELDKINKVLLKNLLGSSDLEKEQNVKKQEMILENQNSKDMVQTFGKDLVSHSEENRPLNETQLSKEKANYRHHHVQEENIKLRSNMEQLLQEAEHWNVQHTELSELIRSYQKSQKDIQETLENNGVHFQIQPNNEVSAKHELEEQVKKLKHDTYSLHLIAALLENECQILQQRIELLKELHHQKEGTWRESPIQINCEQDKKKQKLSETEYKEKMQGRDGTSQKKHKVYKSLDACSKKALNNRFNTHIARRDLVGKKRPSSSLT
- the LOC122222122 gene encoding golgin-45-like produces the protein MTTLESLEAKVTLTAAPVRGAGDGMETEEPPRAVEITSGIQPVKHHILQNPRKKAVPGDSPGVLQLGKILAEKAVEVEAVRILVPKAAITHDIPNKNAKVKSLGHHRGEFLGQSEGVGEPRKELSEVKNVLAKLKNSERRLLQDKEGLSSQLRVQTEVNRELKKLLVASVGDDLQYHFERLAREKNQLILENEALGQNTAQLSEQLERMSIQCDVWRSKFLASRVMADELTNSRAGLQRQNRDAQSAIQDLLSEREQFRQEMIATQKLLEEFLVSLQWGREQTYYPSTQPHTTAELALTNHKLAKAVNAHLLGNVGANGQKKVPSPVEFCSTPAEKMAETVLRILDPVTCTEGSPDNPFSESSPTTLLATKKNIGRFHPYTRYENITFNCCNHCQGELIVL